In Methanococcus voltae, a single window of DNA contains:
- a CDS encoding PHP domain-containing protein, translated as MKIDMHVHTINSRCSMNSIDKLEKICTKSGITPFIADHDQLTKVNFGVAGEEISTAKGEFIGLFLTEQINTKDIFEALDTVKEQGGLVYLPHPFDVKRRRTLAKFNILDDKEFIKRVDAVEVYNSRCVDNTPNLQAKEYAKKYDLLAGVGSDSHFSWELGNAYMEVEDFDLENPKQFLKVLTKANKSINTVFNCTRSRPLNMLFFSKLSKKIHKSGYAEYFDNTRSIF; from the coding sequence ATGAAAATTGATATGCACGTTCATACGATAAATTCAAGATGTTCTATGAATTCTATCGATAAATTGGAAAAGATTTGCACGAAAAGTGGCATTACTCCGTTTATAGCTGACCACGACCAATTAACTAAGGTTAACTTTGGCGTAGCGGGCGAAGAAATTTCAACAGCCAAGGGCGAGTTCATAGGCTTATTTTTAACGGAACAAATTAATACTAAAGACATTTTTGAAGCATTAGATACAGTCAAAGAACAAGGTGGTCTCGTATATTTACCTCATCCTTTCGACGTTAAGAGAAGGAGAACACTTGCTAAGTTTAATATTTTAGATGATAAAGAATTTATTAAAAGAGTCGATGCTGTGGAAGTCTACAATAGCAGATGTGTCGACAATACGCCGAATTTACAAGCCAAAGAGTATGCAAAAAAGTACGACCTTTTAGCTGGTGTCGGTAGTGACAGTCACTTTTCATGGGAACTCGGCAACGCCTATATGGAAGTCGAAGATTTTGATTTAGAAAATCCTAAGCAGTTTTTAAAAGTTTTAACGAAAGCTAACAAGTCTATCAATACGGTTTTTAACTGTACAAGATCAAGACCATTGAATATGCTATTTTTCAGCAAATTATCTAAAAAAATTCATAAGTCAGGGTATGCAGAATATTTTGACAATACCCGGAGTATTTTTTAA